One Aegilops tauschii subsp. strangulata cultivar AL8/78 chromosome 7, Aet v6.0, whole genome shotgun sequence genomic window carries:
- the LOC109754927 gene encoding uncharacterized protein yields the protein MDRFHDRQHVWLRSCVHGTYLNADSDGKSVSLRQRRESLKVAWAVHIYQGDVPYLLLYSAAYGRYLAATATPAPLAHLGFRAEQRDYDQPVVPAIMWRATATGFGNDVLLRNVGGRYLRANGKHTSKYLRWNNGVTVDDVDNVSTMMHWTVEPIPLRGPDMPQPGFAAPIPRGAWRLIRFVRASAEGEYAEDSNGWTEFQFRGRYVYHLRNELAKRINAEVHLFELAMCVRAGRYGRLTPLITNLPHGCNGETLQIVAYLSETPAYDELQHPDVYSQ from the exons ATGGACAGGTTCCACGACAGGCAGCACGTGTGGCTGCGGAGCTGCGTGCACGGCACGTACCTCAACGCCGACAGCGACGGGAAGAGCGTCTCCCTCCGCCAGCGCCGCGAGTCGCTGAAGGTGGCGTGGGCGGTGCACATCTACCAGGGCGACGTGCCGTACCTGCTCCTCTACAGCGCCGCCTACGGCCGCTACCTCGCCGCCACGGCCACGCCGGCTCCGCTCGCCCACCTCGGCTTCCGCGCCGAGCAGCGCGACTACGACCAGCCGGTGGTGCCGGCCATCATGTGGCGGGCCACCGCGACGGGATTCGGGAACGACGTCCTGCTCCGCAACGTCGGCGGCCGGTACCTCCGCGCCAACGGCAAGCACACCAGCAAGTACCTCCGCTGGAACAACGGCGTCACCGTCGACGACGTCGACAACGTCAGCACCATGATGCACTGGACCGTCGAGCCCATCCCCCTCAGAGGGCCGGACATGCCTCAGCCTGGCTTTGCTGCCCCGATTCCG CGAGGGGCGTGGCGGCTGATCCGGTTCGTGCGAGCGAGCGCCGAGGGGGAGTACGCCGAGGACAGCAACGGCTGGACCGAGTTCCAGTTCAGGGGGAGGTACGTGTACCACCTGAGGAACGAGCTGGCCAAACGCATCAACGCCGAGGTGCACTTGTTCGAGCTCGCCATGTGCGTCCGAGCGGGCCGCTACGGGCGTTTGACCCCGCTCATCACCAACCTGCCCCACGGCTGCAACGGCGAGACCCTCCAGATCGTCGCCTACCTCTCCGAGACCCCTG CCTATGATGAGCTGCAACACCCGGATGTCTACTCACAGTAG
- the LOC109755021 gene encoding uncharacterized protein yields MNQRVNQEWNPSEVEGARSIIARLNNYYNNDGTNHEKNKKHDIMANLKACFPRKTMQQVTDLYDDLVMEMHMLQWPEKEYNGSNSDHGVIYTVDGLVNKNFGLQEEVSMEGMGILFGLPLESMQTMEIQEEVQMVEENKVVLENKMCIPQPVLAPRAKGFWTPEEHRLFLHGLSVCGRGKWKEISKYFVTSRTPAQISSHAQKYFMRLQRKGSGSQRYSINDVELDDAGPWKMENSFNFWQELALQSTTGGDNKNPSFDLQTPSSPFVTMNNIV; encoded by the exons ATGAATCAAAGAGTCAACCAGGAGTGGAACCCCTCTGAGGTAGAGGGGGCGAGATCAATCATTGCTCGTCTCAACAACTACTACAACAATGATGGCACCAACCATGAGAAGAACAAGAAGCATGATATCATGGCCAATCTCAAAGCATGTTTCCCTAGGAAGACCATGCAACAGGTAACAGACTTGTATGATGATCTTGTTATGGAGATGCATATGTTGCAGTGGCCAGAGAAGGAGTACAATGGTTCCAATAGTGACCATGGTGTGATTTACACCGTGGATGGCCTTGTGAATAAAAACTTTGGATTGCAAGAGGAGGTTTCCATGGAAGGAATGGGTATTTTGTTTGGTCTTCCATTAGAGAGTATGCAAACCATGGAGATACAAGAAGAGGTGCAGATGGTGGAGGAGAACAAGGTGGTGTTGGAGAATAAGATGTGCATCCCTCAACCAGTGCTTGCACCACGTGCCAAGGGGTTTTGGACCCCAGAGGAACACAG GCTCTTTCTCCATGGGTTGAGTGTATGTGGTCGTGGAAAATGGAAGGAGATATCAAAGTACTTTGTCACTAGTAGGACTCCAGCCCAGATTTCGAGCCATGCACAGAAGTACTTCATGAGGCTACAGAGAAAAGGGTCAGGAAGCCAACGCTATAGCATCAACGACGTGGAGCTCGATGATGCTGGCCCATGGAAAATGGAGAATAGCTTTAATTTTTGGCAAGAACTCGCCTTGCAATCTACAACTGGTGGTGATAACAAAAATCCAAGTTTTGATTTGCAAACCCCTTCGAGTCCATTTGTCACCATGAACAATATAGTCTAG